A window from Rana temporaria chromosome 8, aRanTem1.1, whole genome shotgun sequence encodes these proteins:
- the LOC120910727 gene encoding mannose-binding protein C-like: protein MSPDQKEVETFLLLSILKKETNDLACDIFALIMSTLFLAIDNLKLQMAGMDQRIKDLQSNLEKQGKALSFTKFIAVSGNKFYILNSVEATYSEAKTKCINDGAQLAVPRTLEENQAMFSLRKQANRNLFMGINDLQKEGEFRDQSGEAIKYINWSSGEPNNAFGDEDCVVMWEDGRWNDDNCIAKFFFLCEF, encoded by the exons ATGTCTCCTGACCAAAAAGAAGTAGAAACATTTTTACTCCTGAGCATATTGAAGAAAGAAACTAATGATTTAGCATGTGATATATTTGCTTTAATTATGTCAACTCTTTTCTTAGCAATCGATAATCTTAAATTGCAAATGGCTGGTATGGATCAACGGATAAAAGATCTGCAATCAAACCTTGAGAAGCAGGGAAAAG CTCTTTCCTTTACAAAATTTATCGCTGTAAGTGGCAACAAATTCTATATTTTAAATAGTGTTGAAGCCACTTATTCCGAGGCCAAAACCAAGTGTATTAATGACGGAGCTCAGTTGGCTGTACCCCGGACCCTCGAAGAAAACCAAGCCATGTTCTCCCTCCGCAAGCAGGCCAATCGTAACTTATTCATGGGTATAAATGACTTGCAGAAAGAGGGTGAGTTTAGAGACCAGTCTGGAGAAGCCATCAAATATATCAACTGGAGCTCAGGTGAACCCAACAACGCTTTTGGCGACGAGGACTGTGTGGTTATGTGGGAAGATGGAAGGTGGAATGATGATAATTGcatagccaaatttttttttctttgtgagtTTTAA